In one Anas platyrhynchos isolate ZD024472 breed Pekin duck chromosome 8, IASCAAS_PekinDuck_T2T, whole genome shotgun sequence genomic region, the following are encoded:
- the LOC101794092 gene encoding fatty-acid amide hydrolase 1 has protein sequence MRPAPRSLPALLCCCSAGLLLLLLRWRRWKRLWEKVEAARQRQEEGLDRMDKAVRSFREQHPSVNMVSILSLSLPELSRKLRDGSLPPEHVFYAYLSKALQITRETNCITEYMQESETQLQQARPPGKPGLLYGVPVSIKDSINCQGHDSTLGFVKNINQPMAEDSVLVQVLKRQGAIPFVKTNVPQSLISFDCKNLIFGQTFNPLLYTRTPGGSSGGEGALIGGGGSILGFGTDVGGSLRFPAAFCGICALKPTGNRLSKKGVISGIPGQKSVVAAVGPMAKDVESLALCMRALLCEDMFNLDSTVPPLPFNEEVYSSTQPLRIGYYETDFFTMPSPAMRRAVRETKKLLEDAGHTLVPFEITNVDYVTYNFCVRGMFADGCTSFLKKFEGELERSSVGTFFWLAKLPNCLKTLVSWIAKPFVPRLSNIIRSMRTNTVDELWGLHHEIEESCHQFIAQWKKLNLDVMLCPMLGPALGIGYPGKLSVAVSYTMLYNSLDFPAGVVPVTMVTDEDEKELKGYQGYFRDRWDRTLAKAFHGSVGLPVAVQCVALPWQEELCLRFMKEVETLTLKKNQIV, from the exons ATGCGGCCGGCGCCGCGCTCCCTGCCCgcgctgctctgctgctgctccgccgggctgctgctgctgctgctgcgatGGAGGCGCTGGAAAAGGCTCTGGGAGAAAGTGGAGGCGGCCCggcagaggcaggaggaaggcTTGGACAGGATGGACAAGGCTGTGAGAAGCTTTCGGGAGCAG CATCCCTCGGTGAACATGGTGTCCAtcctctctctgtctctgccGGAGCTCTCCAGGAAACTCCGGGATGGCTCCCTCCCTCCAGAGCACGTCTTCTACGCCTACCTGAGCAAG GCCCTCCAGATCACCAGAGAAACCAACTGCATCACGGAGTACATGCAGGAGAGCGAGACCCAGCTCCAGCAAGCCAGGCCACCGGGGAAGCCGGGTTTGCTTTATGGGGTGCCTGTCAGCATCAAGGACTCCATCAACTGCCAG GGCCATGACTCCACGTTAGGGTTCGTGAAAAACATCAACCAGCCCATGGCCGAGGACAGCGTGCTGGTGCAGGTGCTCAAGAGACAAGGGGCAATTCCCTTTGTGAAAACCAATGTCCCCCAGTCCCTCATCAG CTTTGACTGCAAAAACTTAATCTTCGGTCAGACGTTCAACCCCCTGCTCTACACCAGGACCCCTGGAGGCTCCTCGGGTGGAGAAGGGGCACTTATAGGAGGAGGTGGGTCCATCCTGGGCTTTGGGACAGATGTAGGAGGGAGCCTGCGTTTCCCCGCTGCCTTCTGTGGGATCTGTGCGCTCAAACCCACCGGGAACAGACTCAG CAAAAAAGGAGTCATTTCTGGTATCCCTGGGCAGAAATCAG TGGTCGCAGCAGTGGGGCCGATGGCCAAAGACGTGGAGAGCCTGGCGCTGTGCATGCGAGCACTCCTGTGTGAGGACATGTTCAACCTGGACAGCACGGTGCCCCCCCTTCCCTTCAACGAAGAG GTGTAttccagcacacagcccctccgCATAGGCTACTACGAAACCGATTTCTTCACCATGCCCAGCCCTGCCATGAGACGTGCCGTTCGGGAGACGAAGAAGCTTTTGGAGGATGCTGGCCACACG CTGGTTCCCTTTGAAATCACGAACGTGGACTACGTGACTTACAACTTCTGCGTCAGAGGAATGTTTGCAGACGGGTGCACCTCCTTCCTCAAGAAGTT TGAAGGGGAGCTCGAGAGGAGCAGCGTGGGGACATTCTTCTGGTTGGCGAAGTTACCAAACTGCCTGAAAACTCTCGTGTCCTGGATTGCCAAACCCTTT GTGCCTCGATTGTCAAATATCATAAGAAGTATGAGAACAAA CACAGTGGATGAACTCTGGGGTCTTCACCACGAAATTGAG GAGTCTTGCCACCAGTTCATCGCCCAGTGGAAGAAGCTGAACCTGGATGTCATGCTTTGCCCCATGCTGGGCCCAGCTCTCGGTATCGGCTACCCCGGGAAGCTCTCAG TGGCAGTCAGCTACACCATGCTCTATAACTCCCTGGACTTCCCAGCCGGGGTCGTCCCCGTCACGATGGTGACAGACGAGGACGAGAAGGAGCTGAAGGGCTACCAGGGGTACTTCCGAGACCGGTGGGACCGGACCCTGGCAAAA GCTTTTCATGGCAGCGTGGGGCTGCCCGTGGCCGTGCAGTGCGTGGCCTTGCCgtggcaggaggagctgtgcctgCGCTTCATGAAGGAGGTGGAGACGCTCACCCTGAAGAAAAACCAGATCGTCTGA